The following are encoded in a window of Haloarcula halophila genomic DNA:
- a CDS encoding archaea-specific SMC-related protein, producing MGMSQQSSDVAQFHVENIGGISETSVDIPPGVTVLTGKNATNRTSFLQSIMAVMGSNQATLKGDADTGSVELSIGGQSYERRLKRTGGTVQFEDGGYLDDPAVADVFAFLLETNEARQSVARGDDLREIIMRPVDIDEIKHEIRQLEEEKGEINDELAEIESKKRDLPDLEQQKSKIQDQISEKRDELAEKEDDIDSNSRDIEESRKEQEELEDKLDELRSTRSDLESVRRQIETQEESISSLKQERQELESELSDLPETPMGEHQHLDDEISRLRDQRQALNTEISDLQSLIQYNEERLEEEDYGVIQSLDDEQGEPADAVTDRLLDDDESIVCWTCGSTVEREQIEETVTRLQDLRQEKVEALNDLKSELDDLKSQQREAERQQQRREDVQGQIEDIETELERREDQIDSLKERRESLTDQVQTLEEEVDDLESEDFDDILSLHKEANQLEFEIDSLESDLDDISSEIESIEELLDRADDLRAERDELVEELTDKRTKIDQIEAGAVEEFNEHMDAILDIMEYENLERIWIERVERTVREGRQKVDRTAFELHIVRTTDNGAAYEDTIEHLSESEREVTGLIFALAGYLVHDLHETVPFMLLDSLEAIDSSRIAELVAYFADYAQYLVVALLPEDAQALDAEFHRITSI from the coding sequence ATGGGAATGTCTCAACAGTCCTCTGATGTGGCGCAGTTTCACGTCGAAAACATCGGGGGCATCAGCGAGACCAGTGTCGATATCCCGCCGGGTGTAACTGTCCTCACAGGGAAGAACGCGACGAACCGTACGTCGTTTCTTCAGTCTATCATGGCAGTGATGGGGAGTAACCAGGCGACGTTGAAAGGCGATGCCGACACGGGCAGTGTGGAACTATCGATCGGCGGCCAGTCGTACGAACGACGGCTGAAACGGACCGGTGGAACGGTCCAGTTCGAGGATGGCGGGTACCTCGACGATCCGGCAGTCGCAGACGTGTTCGCGTTTCTGCTGGAGACCAACGAGGCCCGCCAGTCGGTCGCACGTGGTGACGATCTCCGTGAGATCATCATGCGACCGGTCGATATCGACGAAATCAAACACGAGATCCGCCAACTCGAAGAAGAAAAAGGCGAAATAAACGACGAACTGGCGGAGATAGAATCGAAGAAGCGCGACCTCCCCGATCTAGAGCAGCAAAAAAGCAAAATACAAGATCAAATATCGGAAAAAAGAGACGAACTGGCCGAGAAAGAAGACGATATCGACTCGAACAGTCGCGATATCGAAGAGAGTCGGAAAGAGCAGGAGGAGTTAGAGGACAAACTAGACGAACTCCGATCGACACGGTCGGATCTGGAGTCGGTCCGCCGGCAGATCGAGACACAGGAGGAGAGTATCTCCTCGCTGAAACAGGAACGCCAGGAGCTCGAATCGGAGCTTTCGGACCTCCCCGAGACGCCGATGGGCGAACACCAGCATCTCGACGACGAGATCAGCCGTCTGCGCGATCAGCGACAGGCACTCAACACGGAGATCTCCGATCTCCAGAGTCTCATCCAGTACAACGAGGAACGGCTCGAAGAGGAGGATTACGGCGTGATCCAGTCGCTCGACGACGAGCAGGGCGAACCGGCGGACGCGGTCACCGACAGACTGCTCGACGACGACGAATCGATCGTCTGTTGGACGTGTGGATCGACGGTCGAACGCGAACAGATCGAGGAGACGGTCACCCGGTTGCAGGACTTACGCCAGGAGAAGGTCGAGGCGCTCAACGACCTCAAATCCGAACTTGACGATCTCAAGAGCCAGCAACGCGAAGCCGAACGGCAACAACAGCGTCGGGAAGACGTTCAGGGACAGATCGAGGACATCGAGACGGAACTGGAACGCCGTGAGGACCAGATCGACTCGTTGAAAGAGCGCCGTGAGTCACTCACCGACCAGGTCCAGACTCTCGAAGAGGAAGTTGACGACCTCGAATCCGAGGACTTCGACGATATCCTCTCGCTCCACAAGGAGGCAAACCAGCTCGAATTCGAGATCGATAGCTTGGAGTCGGACCTCGACGACATCTCCTCGGAGATCGAATCGATCGAGGAGCTGTTAGACCGCGCAGACGATCTCCGGGCCGAGCGTGACGAACTGGTCGAGGAACTCACCGACAAGCGGACCAAGATCGACCAGATCGAGGCGGGGGCAGTCGAGGAGTTCAACGAACACATGGACGCGATCCTCGACATCATGGAGTACGAGAACCTAGAGCGGATCTGGATCGAGCGTGTCGAGCGGACGGTCCGTGAGGGGAGACAGAAAGTCGACAGGACGGCCTTCGAACTCCACATCGTCCGGACGACGGACAACGGAGCCGCCTACGAGGACACGATCGAACACCTGAGCGAGAGCGAGCGCGAGGTGACCGGTCTGATCTTCGCGCTGGCGGGATATCTGGTCCACGATCTCCACGAAACGGTGCCGTTCATGCTGCTTGACTCGCTGGAGGCGATCGATTCGAGCCGGATCGCCGAACTGGTCGCGTACTTCGCGGACTACGCCCAGTATCTCGTCGTGGCGCTGTTGCCCGAGGACGCACAGGCACTGGACGCGGAGTTCCACCGCATCACCTCGATCTGA
- a CDS encoding HVO_0416 family zinc finger protein, producing the protein MASAPSSDDMFDQFLSQRGHDVETAAWEENYNKKQCPDCGGLHDDAATECSVCGWTPVN; encoded by the coding sequence ATGGCGTCCGCACCGAGCAGCGACGATATGTTCGACCAGTTCCTCTCCCAACGGGGCCACGACGTTGAGACGGCCGCCTGGGAGGAGAACTACAACAAAAAGCAGTGTCCCGACTGTGGCGGTCTCCACGACGACGCGGCGACAGAGTGCTCGGTGTGCGGGTGGACACCTGTAAACTGA
- a CDS encoding PQQ-binding-like beta-propeller repeat protein: MRETVRRRTFLTAVATTAVGLAGCGGDSDDDRPTATDAVTDTPVATATDTATATETATPTQTPQLLPEADWPSYHYSAGNLGVHPEATGLSGPPATSWTYDLGTPTEGSLTLVDGTLFVGAGSLQSSSDAGAIHAIDAVSGDQQWRAATDGPVHATPVHKEGFVFAGTDTGTMYALNGASGEEFWTYSPSSGAGFGTAHVADGTVIVGTGGGRVLELQQNSGGRTGQTDVTAEVRTAIARVRGVTYVGTNSGSVFALADSAADSWEYDEGRGIRGVATDGRAVYATSRDGKLLALNTNGRLIWEFGTASPVRHNPVIDGEWAFFGTDSGEIYGLEDGLERWKTELDTALSNAPVLVAGTLYVVANDGTVYALDRATGSVNWSHALDVPVERSTPIVSGGRLWVPTLAGTVHAIGG; this comes from the coding sequence ATGCGTGAGACGGTTCGACGCCGGACGTTCCTGACTGCCGTCGCGACGACGGCGGTCGGGCTCGCCGGCTGTGGGGGGGACAGCGACGACGATCGACCAACGGCGACCGACGCTGTGACGGACACACCAGTTGCGACGGCGACCGACACCGCAACAGCGACCGAAACTGCGACGCCGACACAGACGCCACAGTTACTTCCCGAGGCCGACTGGCCCTCGTATCACTACTCGGCCGGGAACCTCGGCGTCCACCCGGAGGCGACCGGACTTTCCGGACCACCGGCGACGAGTTGGACGTACGATCTCGGCACGCCGACCGAGGGATCACTGACGCTCGTCGACGGCACGCTGTTCGTCGGCGCCGGGAGCCTCCAGAGCAGTTCCGACGCGGGTGCGATCCACGCGATCGACGCGGTCTCGGGCGACCAGCAATGGAGAGCAGCGACGGACGGTCCAGTCCACGCGACGCCCGTTCACAAGGAAGGGTTCGTCTTCGCCGGTACCGACACCGGAACCATGTACGCTCTCAACGGGGCCAGCGGCGAGGAGTTCTGGACCTACAGCCCCTCGTCAGGGGCCGGGTTCGGGACGGCCCACGTCGCCGACGGGACCGTCATCGTCGGGACAGGCGGTGGCCGCGTCCTAGAACTACAGCAGAACTCCGGGGGTCGGACCGGACAGACCGACGTGACTGCCGAAGTGCGGACCGCGATCGCCCGCGTGCGAGGTGTCACGTACGTCGGGACCAACAGCGGGAGCGTCTTCGCCCTCGCCGACTCTGCGGCCGACTCCTGGGAGTACGACGAGGGGCGTGGCATCCGCGGTGTCGCCACGGACGGCCGCGCGGTCTACGCGACCAGCCGCGATGGCAAACTGTTGGCACTCAACACCAACGGACGGCTGATCTGGGAGTTCGGAACCGCCAGTCCGGTCCGGCACAACCCGGTCATCGACGGCGAGTGGGCGTTTTTCGGGACCGACAGCGGCGAGATATACGGGCTCGAAGACGGACTCGAACGCTGGAAGACGGAACTCGACACCGCGCTCTCGAACGCCCCAGTCCTCGTCGCGGGGACACTCTACGTCGTCGCCAACGACGGCACAGTGTACGCGCTGGACCGCGCGACGGGGTCGGTCAACTGGTCACACGCGCTCGATGTCCCAGTCGAGCGGAGTACGCCGATCGTCAGCGGGGGGCGCCTGTGGGTCCCGACACTCGCTGGGACCGTCCACGCGATCGGCGGCTGA
- the queC gene encoding 7-cyano-7-deazaguanine synthase QueC has product MTDDSQTHADRTVVLASGGMDSATAAYEAQARGYDDLYLLHTSYGQNTEQRELDCARALADHVDAAEFLRVETSHLRQIGGSSLTDDGMAVAEADTEGDEIPSSYVPFRNANLLSMAVSFAEANGASAVFIGAHSEDFSGYPDCRPAFFEAFQSVVDVGTKPDTEIALEAPFVEWTKTDIAERGLELGVPYADTWSCYRSDEPACGTCDACAFRLEAFQRLGERDPIPYERRPEYAD; this is encoded by the coding sequence ATGACAGACGACTCACAGACACACGCGGACCGCACTGTCGTGCTCGCCTCCGGCGGCATGGACAGCGCCACGGCCGCCTACGAGGCACAGGCCCGCGGGTACGACGACCTGTACCTGTTGCATACGAGCTACGGACAGAACACCGAACAACGTGAACTGGATTGCGCGCGTGCGCTAGCCGACCACGTCGATGCGGCGGAGTTCCTCCGTGTCGAGACCAGTCACCTCCGGCAGATCGGCGGCTCCTCGCTCACCGACGACGGGATGGCCGTCGCCGAGGCCGACACCGAGGGCGACGAGATCCCCAGTTCGTACGTCCCCTTCCGGAACGCGAACCTGCTGTCGATGGCCGTCTCGTTCGCCGAGGCCAACGGCGCGAGCGCCGTCTTCATCGGTGCCCACAGCGAGGACTTCTCGGGGTATCCGGACTGTCGCCCCGCTTTCTTCGAGGCCTTCCAGTCAGTCGTCGACGTGGGGACGAAACCCGACACGGAGATCGCGCTCGAAGCGCCCTTCGTCGAGTGGACCAAGACCGACATCGCCGAGCGCGGACTCGAACTCGGGGTCCCCTACGCGGACACCTGGAGTTGCTACCGGAGCGACGAACCCGCCTGTGGGACCTGTGACGCCTGTGCCTTCCGGCTAGAGGCGTTCCAGCGGCTGGGCGAGCGCGATCCGATCCCCTACGAGCGCCGGCCCGAGTACGCGGACTGA
- a CDS encoding universal stress protein: protein MAPDHVLVPLDGSPLSDAALSHALETFDCRVTVLNVVTPLDDGMSEGGVVGAGEQRRQQAHERAQTLVERAETTASETDRAVETAVETGDPAETILAFVDDSDVDHVVMGGHGRTEPNLVDRLLGTVATAVVSKASVTVTVVR, encoded by the coding sequence ATGGCCCCGGACCACGTTCTCGTTCCGCTGGACGGATCGCCGCTCTCCGACGCGGCGCTGTCACACGCACTCGAAACCTTCGACTGTCGAGTGACGGTTCTGAACGTCGTGACGCCGTTGGACGACGGGATGAGCGAAGGTGGCGTCGTCGGGGCCGGCGAGCAACGCCGTCAGCAGGCCCACGAACGGGCCCAGACACTCGTCGAGCGAGCCGAGACGACGGCCAGCGAGACTGACCGTGCGGTTGAGACGGCCGTCGAGACCGGTGATCCCGCCGAGACGATCCTGGCGTTCGTCGACGATAGCGATGTCGACCACGTCGTCATGGGCGGGCACGGACGGACCGAGCCGAATCTGGTCGATCGGTTGTTGGGGACTGTCGCGACTGCCGTCGTCAGCAAGGCATCGGTGACGGTCACCGTCGTCAGATAG
- a CDS encoding 6-pyruvoyl trahydropterin synthase family protein — MTQRVLEPDPVADAGERTLVVGGDRPVRISAGHRLMHHDGKCSRPHGHNYELTVRLTGDLTEAGWVVDKGAVTDAIEAWDHRFLLEAGDPLIDAFEASGDGDAVVVLERPPTAEVMATVLEERLAEQLPETVSTVAVTVRETGELCTR, encoded by the coding sequence ATGACTCAGAGAGTACTGGAACCCGATCCGGTCGCCGATGCCGGCGAGCGGACCCTCGTTGTCGGGGGCGACCGCCCGGTACGTATCTCGGCGGGCCACCGGCTCATGCACCACGACGGGAAGTGTTCGCGTCCGCACGGGCACAACTACGAACTGACGGTCCGGCTCACCGGCGACCTGACCGAGGCGGGGTGGGTCGTCGACAAGGGAGCGGTCACCGACGCCATCGAGGCCTGGGACCACCGCTTCTTACTGGAGGCGGGCGACCCGCTGATCGACGCCTTCGAGGCCAGCGGCGACGGCGACGCCGTCGTCGTGTTAGAGCGGCCACCGACCGCGGAGGTCATGGCGACAGTCCTCGAAGAACGGTTGGCCGAGCAACTCCCGGAGACCGTCTCGACCGTCGCCGTGACGGTCCGGGAGACCGGCGAACTCTGTACCCGCTGA
- a CDS encoding inorganic phosphate transporter produces MAAAGFWALVGLATVTGLGTAWALGANSNSPPFAPAIGANAISTMRAAFLIGILAALGALTQGGSISETVGSGLIEGEPITSLAATAGLLTATAFMAFGVYSGYPVPAAFATTGAMVGVGLSLGGAPVYDTYREILLFWVLVPPVSSGLAYLTATLLRRDDIPETVSVPVLAAVVGGIVANVRLSVIPSPPGETQASLASFFGQFVTTPAIGGLELDVLAVTVVAALGGFVFIRRRTQESVDRGVKTFLVALGSVVAFSSGGSQVGLATGPLENLYRVELGLPGIVLLAIGAAGILAGAWMGAPRLLQATSREYAQLGIRRSIAALVPGFIIAQVAIALGIPISFNNIIISGVIGGGLAGGSAGVSRRKIGVTLTFWVLTLVASIGIGFGLYRVLGTALGAI; encoded by the coding sequence ATGGCAGCGGCGGGGTTCTGGGCGTTAGTCGGTCTCGCGACGGTGACGGGGCTGGGGACTGCCTGGGCGCTCGGTGCGAACAGCAACTCGCCACCGTTCGCGCCGGCGATCGGGGCCAACGCGATCTCGACGATGCGAGCGGCGTTTCTCATCGGGATTCTGGCTGCGCTGGGCGCGCTCACACAGGGTGGGAGCATCTCCGAGACGGTCGGATCGGGGCTGATCGAAGGGGAGCCGATCACCTCGCTGGCCGCGACGGCGGGATTGTTGACCGCGACGGCGTTCATGGCCTTCGGCGTGTACTCGGGGTATCCCGTCCCGGCGGCGTTCGCCACGACGGGTGCGATGGTCGGTGTCGGTCTCTCGCTCGGCGGGGCACCGGTGTACGACACCTACCGGGAGATACTCCTGTTTTGGGTCCTGGTCCCACCGGTCTCGAGCGGGCTGGCGTATCTCACGGCGACGTTGCTACGCCGGGACGATATCCCCGAGACGGTCAGCGTCCCCGTTCTGGCAGCGGTCGTCGGCGGGATCGTCGCCAACGTCCGGTTGAGTGTCATCCCGTCACCCCCGGGCGAGACACAGGCGTCACTGGCGAGTTTCTTCGGGCAGTTCGTGACGACGCCGGCCATCGGTGGGCTCGAACTCGACGTACTCGCGGTGACAGTGGTTGCTGCGCTCGGCGGGTTCGTGTTCATCCGGCGACGGACACAGGAGTCCGTCGACCGCGGCGTGAAGACGTTCCTGGTCGCGCTGGGGAGCGTCGTCGCGTTCTCCAGTGGCGGGAGCCAGGTCGGACTGGCTACCGGGCCACTGGAGAACCTCTACCGGGTGGAACTGGGGCTGCCGGGGATCGTCCTCCTCGCGATCGGTGCAGCCGGTATCCTCGCGGGCGCGTGGATGGGCGCGCCGCGGCTCCTGCAGGCGACCTCGCGGGAGTACGCCCAACTGGGAATTCGCCGGTCGATCGCGGCGCTGGTCCCGGGGTTCATCATCGCTCAGGTGGCGATCGCACTGGGAATCCCCATCTCGTTCAACAACATCATCATCTCGGGGGTCATCGGTGGGGGTCTCGCGGGCGGGTCGGCCGGCGTCTCCCGGCGGAAGATCGGTGTAACGCTCACCTTCTGGGTCCTGACGCTCGTCGCGTCAATCGGCATCGGCTTCGGTCTCTACCGTGTCTTGGGGACGGCATTGGGCGCTATCTGA
- a CDS encoding ArsR/SmtB family transcription factor has protein sequence MPDDKSIEEILDTIGDQHARRVLAAISREPQSAKELAEECDLSLPTVYRRIEMLDEYNLIKDQTLVAEDGNHYKVYQSNFESTVISLEDEEYKVRIYREENLPDRFGQLWDELNPE, from the coding sequence GTGCCGGACGACAAGAGTATCGAAGAGATTCTCGATACGATCGGCGATCAGCACGCACGGCGCGTGCTGGCCGCCATCAGTCGGGAGCCACAGTCGGCCAAGGAACTCGCCGAGGAGTGTGACCTCTCGTTGCCGACGGTGTATCGCCGCATCGAGATGCTCGACGAGTACAACCTCATCAAAGACCAGACGCTCGTCGCCGAGGACGGGAACCACTACAAGGTGTACCAGTCGAACTTCGAGTCGACAGTCATCTCCTTGGAAGACGAGGAGTACAAGGTCCGCATCTATCGCGAGGAGAACCTCCCCGACCGGTTCGGCCAGCTCTGGGACGAACTCAACCCCGAGTGA
- the rdfA gene encoding rod-determining factor RdfA: MADTPDDRPASKVARLIDEYGLDGLGADLEARWTGEGAERMSLRDLAEFFNKRLLEQLLLDAGMSALESDVRTTYENLTGDDVSTGVRTDTRNRLERNGIDVEDLEQDFVTYQAIRSYLKDWRGAEYEGLSDQEKIEKDLESIQRLMTRTLSVTEERIEKLRDTDRIDIDDFEVFLDAQVLCQQCGTQYTVATFFEQGGCSCQQE, encoded by the coding sequence ATGGCAGACACACCGGACGACCGGCCAGCGAGTAAGGTAGCACGCCTCATCGACGAGTACGGGTTGGACGGGCTCGGGGCCGATCTGGAAGCGCGGTGGACGGGTGAGGGCGCCGAGCGGATGAGTCTCCGGGATCTCGCGGAGTTTTTCAACAAGCGGCTGCTCGAACAGTTGTTACTCGACGCCGGGATGAGCGCCCTCGAAAGCGATGTCCGGACGACCTACGAGAACCTCACCGGCGACGATGTCAGTACTGGCGTCAGGACCGATACGCGAAACCGACTCGAACGGAACGGGATCGACGTCGAGGATCTAGAGCAGGACTTCGTCACCTACCAGGCTATCAGGTCGTATCTCAAGGACTGGCGCGGTGCGGAGTACGAGGGGCTGAGCGACCAGGAGAAAATCGAGAAAGACCTGGAGAGTATCCAGCGATTGATGACGCGGACGCTCTCGGTCACCGAGGAACGTATCGAGAAGCTTCGGGATACGGACCGGATCGACATCGACGACTTCGAGGTGTTCCTCGACGCCCAGGTCCTCTGCCAGCAGTGTGGGACACAGTACACGGTCGCCACGTTCTTCGAGCAGGGTGGCTGTTCCTGCCAGCAGGAGTAG
- a CDS encoding DUF7521 family protein, with translation MADGVAIARGVLVLMRMVVFGLTLGITLISFQAYRKRPSERLQYAFVGFAFISMGVAVSSVITQLGAANVDALVRVFFQMAETVPFIIGFAMLYVSLYR, from the coding sequence ATGGCCGACGGTGTCGCAATCGCGCGCGGTGTGCTCGTTTTGATGCGGATGGTGGTGTTCGGGCTGACACTGGGGATCACGCTCATCAGCTTCCAGGCGTATCGAAAACGGCCCTCGGAACGCCTTCAGTACGCCTTCGTCGGGTTCGCGTTCATCAGTATGGGGGTCGCAGTCTCCAGTGTCATCACCCAACTGGGGGCGGCCAACGTCGACGCGCTGGTGCGGGTGTTCTTCCAGATGGCCGAGACCGTCCCGTTCATCATCGGGTTCGCGATGTTGTACGTCTCACTGTACCGCTGA
- a CDS encoding 7-carboxy-7-deazaguanine synthase QueE produces MPVASDATVLDELDTATAEADALPINELFCSLQGEGRLAGTPSVFVRTSGCNLRCWFCDSYHTSWEPTGDWYGIEEVLGAIEGYDADHVVLTGGEPLVHDASTDLLERLTDRGYHTTVETNGTIVPEAPIDLASVSPKLASSTPTADRDPKGDGEWADRHEDRRLDVGTLATLVERYDTQLKFVVTGPDDMDEIEGLLERIRTAADVPVPDDSVLLMPEGQRRDRLDETRPVVADLALEHGYRYTPRLHVTLWNDAPGT; encoded by the coding sequence ATGCCCGTCGCGAGTGACGCTACCGTGCTCGACGAACTCGACACCGCCACAGCGGAGGCCGACGCGCTCCCGATCAACGAGCTGTTTTGCTCGCTGCAGGGGGAGGGACGGTTGGCCGGCACTCCGTCGGTGTTCGTCCGGACCAGCGGCTGTAACCTCCGGTGTTGGTTCTGCGATTCGTACCACACCTCCTGGGAACCGACCGGGGACTGGTACGGGATCGAAGAGGTCCTCGGCGCCATCGAGGGATACGACGCGGACCACGTCGTCCTCACCGGCGGCGAACCGCTCGTCCACGACGCCAGCACCGACCTGCTGGAGCGACTGACCGACCGGGGCTATCACACGACGGTCGAGACCAACGGGACCATCGTCCCGGAAGCACCGATCGATCTGGCCAGCGTGAGTCCGAAACTGGCCTCCAGCACGCCGACCGCCGACCGCGACCCGAAGGGTGACGGCGAGTGGGCCGACCGCCACGAGGACCGCCGGCTCGACGTCGGCACGCTCGCCACGCTGGTCGAGCGCTACGACACCCAACTGAAGTTCGTCGTCACCGGTCCCGACGACATGGACGAGATCGAGGGACTGCTCGAACGGATTCGGACTGCTGCCGACGTGCCCGTCCCCGACGACAGCGTCCTGTTGATGCCCGAAGGACAGCGTCGCGATCGACTCGACGAGACCCGCCCGGTCGTCGCCGACCTGGCGCTGGAACACGGGTACCGGTACACGCCCCGGCTCCACGTCACGCTCTGGAACGACGCCCCGGGAACCTGA
- a CDS encoding UvrD-helicase domain-containing protein: protein MTEPTTEVVRLFGGPGSGKTTALLDRVDELLEDDDVDFRDVLVVSYTRAAAAEVRERLAERLDVTPRALRGNVCTMHAKAYELLNLSRGDVVGEDDKEEFCDQFGIDYEDEYEGSRRRSARSTTLGNKIIATSQWLQRTRRDVADWYDVPFKWDDEEVRLPPEIDDNAQTGNKYTPTWPTDDDRVDVPEAIRGWRTYKGDNDVIGFADMLERVAQRSLLPNVDYLIIDEFQDITTLQYDVYQEWKPHMKRVLIAGDDDQVVYAWQGADPDLLLEEDVTEDEILPNSYRLPSQILNVVNREVRHIEKRQEKDLNPRKEGGRVEAVPNPSMFDLARNVKATVGESDETVMVLFRARYQMFQFIDEFIDEGIPFSCLTDQRMWTDRLTQYVRGVEAIENDEHLSVLEARRLADMLADSAFGTGERDDFFDELEEIEENHVKEDIAEIEISPDVVRDHVPFVPDAASAGDMLRKVTNFQERTVSAYFTGDYRGMDADRVRVGTIHSAKGREADHVFVATDLTEKVVEQMAATVEQNGIEVPGVDEFTKHTSPVPTLTDNERRVFYVGMSRARERLVLLENLVDGAPTLPIDVLLENEPSERSIEELLEEASEPLAAD from the coding sequence ATGACTGAACCGACCACCGAGGTCGTCCGCTTGTTCGGTGGACCCGGCAGCGGGAAGACGACGGCCCTCCTCGACCGTGTCGACGAACTGCTGGAAGACGACGACGTCGACTTCCGGGACGTACTCGTCGTGTCCTACACGCGTGCGGCGGCAGCCGAGGTCCGTGAACGGCTGGCCGAACGGCTGGACGTGACGCCCCGAGCCCTCCGTGGGAACGTCTGTACGATGCACGCGAAAGCCTACGAACTGCTGAACCTCTCGCGTGGCGACGTCGTCGGCGAGGACGACAAAGAGGAGTTCTGTGATCAGTTCGGGATCGACTACGAGGACGAGTACGAGGGGTCCCGTCGGCGGTCGGCCCGCTCGACGACGCTCGGTAACAAGATCATCGCGACGAGCCAGTGGCTCCAGCGGACCCGCCGCGACGTGGCTGACTGGTACGACGTGCCGTTCAAGTGGGACGACGAGGAGGTCCGCCTCCCACCCGAGATCGACGACAACGCCCAGACGGGCAACAAGTACACGCCGACGTGGCCGACCGACGACGACCGCGTCGACGTGCCCGAGGCGATCCGTGGCTGGCGGACGTACAAGGGTGACAACGACGTCATCGGCTTCGCGGACATGCTCGAACGGGTCGCTCAGCGCTCGCTGCTGCCAAACGTCGACTACCTAATCATCGACGAGTTCCAGGACATCACGACGCTGCAGTACGACGTCTACCAGGAGTGGAAACCCCACATGAAGCGCGTGCTGATCGCCGGCGACGACGACCAGGTCGTCTACGCCTGGCAGGGGGCCGACCCCGACCTGCTGCTCGAAGAGGACGTCACCGAGGACGAGATCCTCCCCAACTCCTACCGACTCCCCTCCCAGATCCTCAACGTGGTCAACCGCGAGGTCCGCCACATCGAGAAACGCCAGGAGAAAGACCTCAACCCGCGCAAGGAGGGCGGCCGGGTCGAGGCGGTCCCCAACCCCTCGATGTTCGATCTGGCTCGGAACGTCAAAGCCACCGTCGGCGAGTCCGACGAGACGGTGATGGTCCTCTTCCGGGCCCGCTACCAGATGTTCCAGTTCATCGACGAGTTCATCGACGAGGGGATCCCCTTCTCCTGTCTGACCGACCAGCGGATGTGGACCGACCGGCTGACACAGTACGTCCGCGGGGTCGAGGCTATCGAGAACGACGAACACCTCTCGGTGTTGGAGGCACGCCGGCTGGCCGATATGCTGGCCGATTCGGCCTTCGGGACCGGCGAGCGGGACGACTTCTTCGACGAACTGGAGGAAATCGAGGAGAACCACGTCAAAGAGGACATCGCCGAGATCGAGATCTCGCCGGACGTCGTCCGGGACCACGTCCCGTTCGTCCCCGACGCCGCCTCCGCCGGCGACATGCTGCGGAAGGTGACGAACTTCCAGGAGCGGACCGTCAGCGCCTACTTCACCGGCGACTACCGCGGGATGGACGCCGATCGGGTCCGTGTGGGCACGATCCACTCCGCGAAAGGTCGCGAGGCCGACCACGTCTTCGTCGCCACCGACCTCACCGAGAAAGTCGTCGAGCAGATGGCCGCGACCGTCGAGCAGAACGGCATCGAGGTGCCCGGAGTCGACGAGTTCACCAAACACACGAGCCCCGTGCCGACGCTGACCGACAACGAACGCCGTGTCTTCTACGTCGGGATGTCGCGGGCCCGCGAACGGCTGGTCCTGCTGGAGAACCTCGTCGACGGCGCACCGACGCTGCCCATCGACGTCCTCCTGGAGAACGAGCCAAGTGAGCGCTCCATCGAGGAACTGCTGGAGGAAGCCAGCGAACCGCTCGCGGCCGACTGA
- a CDS encoding PadR family transcriptional regulator: protein MTTDTTVGETPDEQLTPLGGTDRPEVESGTIPEPLLSSVIEDVADGDLTVDDGLVTQSLDEILLAMIALADDETHGTGLMEELSRLFDADLSPGTVYPRLHDLEAEGQLRMHELVQTKQYSIDDAAAAESKIEDAMYQHLAIGLFLHASLDGV, encoded by the coding sequence ATGACGACGGACACGACCGTGGGCGAGACACCCGACGAGCAACTGACCCCTCTCGGCGGGACGGATCGTCCGGAAGTCGAGAGTGGCACCATTCCGGAGCCGCTGTTGTCTTCGGTCATCGAGGACGTTGCTGACGGTGATCTCACCGTCGACGACGGCCTCGTGACCCAGAGCCTGGACGAGATCCTGCTCGCGATGATCGCGCTGGCCGACGACGAGACACACGGTACCGGACTCATGGAGGAACTCTCGCGGCTCTTCGATGCGGATCTGAGTCCGGGGACGGTGTACCCGCGTCTACACGACCTCGAGGCCGAAGGCCAACTCCGGATGCACGAACTCGTGCAGACTAAGCAGTACTCGATCGACGACGCGGCAGCAGCCGAATCGAAGATCGAGGACGCGATGTATCAACATCTCGCGATCGGACTGTTCCTCCACGCGTCACTCGACGGCGTCTAA